The window attagccttttaaaatgataacggattagctaacacaacgtgccattagaacacaggagtgattggttgctgataacgggcctctacgcctatgtagatattccattaaaaatcagccgtttccagctgcaatagtcatttacaacattaacaatgtttacactgtatttctgatcaattttatgttatttttaatggatttttttttccttctcttttaaaaacaagaacatttctaagtgaccccaaactttataCAGTAGTGTATATATTCCCACAGAAGTAGCGCACTGGGCCTTAATAGTCCATTATCGGGGATGCTTGCCCATGTtgcctccaatgcttcccataattgtgtcaagttggctggatgtctattgggtggtggaccattcttgatacacacagaaaactgttgTGTGAATAACCCAGCAGTGTTGTATTTCTTGaaacaaaccggtgtgcctggcactgAAATATTTTGGCTTGCCCacttaccctctgaatggcacatatgaacaagccatgtctcaattgtctgaaggcttaaaaatccttctttaacccgtctcctccccttcatctacactgattgaagtggatttaacaagtgacatcaataaggaatcatagctttcacctagattcaccAGGTCAGTcaatatcatggaaagagcaggtgttcttaatgttttgtacactcagtgtatatttcttTATCTCTTAACAGAGTGGCACAATGGAAGTTGATGAGCTGTACCATCCTGGCAGTCAGAACCATGAAGAGTCCCAGTGTCACCCTATGGCCGTGGGAGACATGGAGGCTCTTATGTTCATGAACACCCACTGGAAAGCCAGGACTTCCAGGAGCTTCAAGCATAGACAGTTCCGACCTCTGACCCCTTCCTCTGACTTCTCAGAGGATGACTCTCGTCTCTCACTTGACCCGGCTGAGGTTCATGAGTCTCTGGTAAATTTCCTGTGTTacttgtgtgtgttctctcaagTTCTGTCACATACATTCACTGTGATAATTCTCCAGAATAAGTTAAATTTAATAAATATAACCTCACACAATGTAGAGATTATATTGTTTCGTAACCAcaaccttgttttttttaccCTCCCGTCTCAGTGTATGACCCCGCCATACAGCCCGCCAAACTTTGAGGCCATTCACAGTCATCCTGCTCCAGAGACAGTACAGACCTCCTGGTGCCAGAGCCATAATCCACAGCCAGCACAGCAGGGCTTGACACAGCCACAGATGGTCAGCCAGCCCCAATCACAAGCCACTAGTGTGATCCGTCACACTGCAGACGCACAGCACTGCAGCTGGAGCATCTGTCCAGCCGCCCCCCTGGAGCACAGACTAACCCAACCCCTgcctccccagccccagccaagCCCAGACAGCATCAACCCCCTGGCAGATAGGCTATCTGGCAGGGACTCCAAAGGGAACATGACACCCCTTGACTCCTCTGCTGAACTGGCTGCCACCCAGGCTCCGGTTACTGTGACTCTGCCAGCCTCTGTTGGTAAATTCCACCAACCTACATCGGTGtcccctgtcaactgtggggttTCTCCTGTTCCAGTTTACTGCCAGATACTACCTGCTGTGCCCATTGCAGCGAACAGTCATATTCCAATGGTAGAGACCAGTCACCAACAACAGTCAGCAGCAGTTGGTCCTCCTTCAGTCTTCTTCATGGGCGACCAGGTGACAAAGGGCCCTATCATCTTCTTGGTTCCCCGGCCAGTTGTCGGGATCCAGCCGTCAGTGCTGACATCTGGTGGCACCAAGCTGCCAGCCATCGCCCCAGCGCCAGGCTTCACCTCAGTGGTCCAGCGGAGCAGCCTGCAGCCTGCTGAGGTGTCCAGAGTCCGCAGCCATATCTGCCCCCACGAGGACTGTGGCAAGACCTACTTTAAGAGCTCCCACCTCAAGGCTCACATGAGGACTCACACAGGTAAGACAGGGCTTGTGGGGAGTCTGGTTTAAATGTTACAAATTCAGGTAGTGGCCTTTTTGTTTACAAGTAACACAAGCATTACATATTGTAGGAATAACAACAGAGTTTATCTCAGGTTTTTTAAAAGTTGTTCTTTTCTTTGGCTTCCTCTTGCTACCTACCTTATTGGTGCTGTAATTGCACTAAAGCCACAGCGTTCAAAGACCTTACATAATAACAAGATCAGGACCTTCTTAGCCTGTATGGCTGACTGTGTGCGTCTCTTGCTGTAATACTAGTCTTTCCTCTATGTGTTCTGTTCAGGTGAGAAACCTTTCAAATGCAGGTGGGAAGGCTGTGAGAGATGCTTCGCTCGATCCGATGAGCTATCACGCCACCGTAGAACCCACACGGGAGAGAAGCGCTTCGCCTGCCCCATGTGCCACAGCCGCTTCATGCGTAGCGACCACCTGGCCAAGCACGCCCGTCGACACCTGGCCACCAAGAAGGTGCCCTGTTGGCAGATGGGAGTCTGTCACAGCGTTGATGTTACACATGCAGTGTTTTCAGCACCATTCCTTCGTCCTCTGCCCAGAATAAACTCTTGCCTTAAAGACACTGTAGAATAAGCTGTTTCTTCATTAGATGGGAAGGAACTCATTCACTGTGCTACTGCTCACTGAAGACTTCAATGCAATTAATTACATGTTGAATTCTTAAAAAACTAAAGTTCTTAGACATGTTTAAAGTTTCTTGACTTTTAATTTCATATTTCATTCAGGTCCACTTGAGATATTATGTTGTTATTGGCAGTTTAATGTGTGATGAATGATAGCAGGGTTTTACTCCTTTACATTAAAAGTTTGATCAGCTCTTCTTGAAGATTATACAAATATTATTGTTTACAACTGTGCTTTGAACTACTGACAAGACGAGATCACCCTCTTGTCATTTGGTTATAGTGGTGGCAACTGTCCGCTCTTTTGGTGGCAACCTCCAAAGTGTGGAGCAAGGTCCAGAAATGTAGAAGTTAAAACTGAACAGCCAGAGCCTTAATAAATAGACTCTTCCAGAATCTGTGAGCCTACCAAATAAGTCAATTACTGTTATGGATTGCAAAACTATGCAGGACTATTAGATCTTGTGCATTTAATTGTTTTTCTACCTACTGAATGTGCTCAATACACTGTATATTTAATATTCATGGGAATTATGTTTGGCCAAAGATAGAATGTTAAGAGAAAATGTATATTTAACTTGACTAAATTACATATATTTCTTATTTTGTtacaggtgaaataaaatgtgtaAAACTTTACTAGTTTGTTGTATTTGTgttgaattcaaatcaaattgtatttgtcacatgtgccaaatacaacagtgtatatatagtgtatctatgTTTACATTACCATGAAATGCtcacttataagcccttaaccaacaatgcagttcaagaaatagttaagaaaatatttactaaataaactaaagtaaaaaataaaacgtAACAAGGGGGAGGGGaatttatgaattgttcagcagtcttatggcttgggggtagaagctgttaaggagccttttggacctagacttggcgctccgggtacatcttgccgtgcggtagcagagagaacagtttatgacttgggtgattggagtctttgacaattttttgtctcttcctctgacaccgcctagtatataggtcctggatagcagaaagcttggccccagtgatgtactgggctgtacacaatgtagcgccttacagtcagatgcagaacagttgccataccaggtgatgatgcaaccggtcaggatgctctcgatggtgcagctgtagaactttttgaggatctggggacccatgccaaatcttttcagtctcctgagggggaaaatgagttgttgtgccctcttcgtGACTTTCTTGGTGTGAAAGaagagcctccactcttctgggaaggctttccaatagatcCCTAAAACTCAACTCTCGACCTCGCAGCCACTTCCACTGGTTtcttttcattgttcccctctaatcaggaacTTATTTAGATCTgagacaccaggtgtgtgcaattaattattaggtaaaacagaaaaccagcaggctgcGGACCTCACAGAGTAAGAGTTGAATACCAatgcactagatgttggaacattgctgcggggacttgattTCATTCAGCCACatgcattagtgaggtcgggcattgatgttgggcgattaggcctggctcacagtcagcgttccaattcatcccaaaagtgttcgatgaggttgaagtcagggctctgtgcaggccagtcaagtactTCCACaatgatctcgacaaaccatttctgtatggacctcactttgtgcattgccattctgaaacaggaaagggccttccccaaactgttgccacaatgttggaagcacagaatcgttaaaaatgtcattgcatgctgtagcgcTAAGatttagcccgaaccatgaaaaacagccccagaccattattcctcctccacaaaacttTACAGTCGACACTATGCaatggggcaggtagtgttctctgtACCCGCCAAACCTAGATTTGTCCGTTATACTGCCAGATGGTGtagagtgattcatcactacagagaacgtgtttctactgcttgagttcaatggcagcgagctttacaccactccagccgacgcgtggcattgcgcatggtgatcttaggcttgggtgaggctgctcggccatggaaacccatttcatgaagctcccgacaaacagttcttgtgctgatgttttTTGGATCTCGAtagggagtgttgcaaccgaggacagattattATTTTACTCGCTACTCGCTTCAGCACCCGgctgtcctgttctgtgagcttgtgtggcctaccacttcactactgaaccgttgttgctcctagacgttttcacttcacaataacagcacttacagttgaccagggcagctttagcagtgcagaaatttcacaaactgacttgttggaaagatggcatcctatgactgtgccacattgaaaggcactgagctcttcagtaaggccattctactgccaatgtttgtctatggagattgcataactgtgtgctcgattttatacacctgtcagaaacaggtgtggctgaaatagctgaatccactaatttcaaggggtgtccacatacttttgtatatatagtgtatacatgtttagctttcttaatgaaccagaaaATCAACTGTTATTTTTGGTTGTTTATTAAAGTTAGCTGCCCAAAGcacattgatcctgctttgtagtatacttCTCTTTCTGGGCACCTATCTGTGTCACTTCAAGGTGGTGTTGTGACTGAATAGTAGGTTAGAGGTCACCGGAGTCTCCTTCCATTGAGAGGCATTCACTTTCTGTGTAGAGTGAACATAAAACCAGTTACTCAACATTGTTATCCTCAGTCGAAAATAGACAACACACCCTGTTCTAGTGGAATATACACTGTGGCCAATTTATTAGgtacatcaacacatttttcgATTATGGTTTGCTCCTACAGAGACTGATTCATGTGgcctgctatataaagcaggcagacagtgttacggatacaggtatcctgtgtctgtgtgtatcctgtgtgtgtttcttttctctccttctcccctcacaggtgaaaatcatcactccccaatcagtcaacaatcaacccatcaatcagaagacacacctcctcctgtttcctaccctatcatagttccttccccatggtttaaaacccccatcatttgtttgctctagagctcaatctttttgtaatgccatgttggtagatctctgctctttgtagatttcaggagagctcaatctttttgtaatgccatgttggtagatctctgctcttgatagatttcagtagctcaatctttgtaatgccatgttggtagatctctgctctatatagatttcaagctcaatctctttgtaatgccatgtttgtagacctctgttttgcacgcgctctctgtgtattaattaacctctcttttgtttgagcacctccatagcactttgtcatcacctgtgagtattgttttggttatggtgtttgtttgttgctggtgggaaaagggggaaaccaagacaagtcgcccatgggcatacactacccgtaggtgaactttgttaaaaacactagttagaactgggtggaccacccactgtatttttggttagttacttagctgttgttgaaataggctagtctagcttaggggtgtttttgcatatttgtttatttccttgggtccagctcagccccttttcctgctcccccccattaccgtgtgtttataaataaaccctgagtttgacggtattatttcggttgtcgtggttatttcgttcacacgtactttgtcacaattataatttacatgagttatgttacgggtctcactaccatccccccctagactgtcgggccaaaatgGGATTCGTAACAGACAGGCATCCAGTTACTGTtcaattgaacgttagaatgggcaaaatgaGTGACCTAAACAACCTAACGTgttatgatcgtcggtgccagtatctcagaaacagctggcCTCCTaggcttttcacgcacgacagtgtatagggtttaccgagaatggtgcgacaaacaaaaaacatcccgTCAGTGGCAGTCCTATGGGCGAAAA of the Oncorhynchus clarkii lewisi isolate Uvic-CL-2024 chromosome 3, UVic_Ocla_1.0, whole genome shotgun sequence genome contains:
- the LOC139391140 gene encoding Krueppel-like factor 10 isoform X1; translation: MRKCMSSFVERHNNSGTMEVDELYHPGSQNHEESQCHPMAVGDMEALMFMNTHWKARTSRSFKHRQFRPLTPSSDFSEDDSRLSLDPAEVHESLCMTPPYSPPNFEAIHSHPAPETVQTSWCQSHNPQPAQQGLTQPQMVSQPQSQATSVIRHTADAQHCSWSICPAAPLEHRLTQPLPPQPQPSPDSINPLADRLSGRDSKGNMTPLDSSAELAATQAPVTVTLPASVGKFHQPTSVSPVNCGVSPVPVYCQILPAVPIAANSHIPMVETSHQQQSAAVGPPSVFFMGDQVTKGPIIFLVPRPVVGIQPSVLTSGGTKLPAIAPAPGFTSVVQRSSLQPAEVSRVRSHICPHEDCGKTYFKSSHLKAHMRTHTGEKPFKCRWEGCERCFARSDELSRHRRTHTGEKRFACPMCHSRFMRSDHLAKHARRHLATKKVPCWQMGVCHSVDVTHAVFSAPFLRPLPRINSCLKDTVE
- the LOC139391140 gene encoding Krueppel-like factor 10 isoform X2 — protein: MPGLASSTSGTMEVDELYHPGSQNHEESQCHPMAVGDMEALMFMNTHWKARTSRSFKHRQFRPLTPSSDFSEDDSRLSLDPAEVHESLCMTPPYSPPNFEAIHSHPAPETVQTSWCQSHNPQPAQQGLTQPQMVSQPQSQATSVIRHTADAQHCSWSICPAAPLEHRLTQPLPPQPQPSPDSINPLADRLSGRDSKGNMTPLDSSAELAATQAPVTVTLPASVGKFHQPTSVSPVNCGVSPVPVYCQILPAVPIAANSHIPMVETSHQQQSAAVGPPSVFFMGDQVTKGPIIFLVPRPVVGIQPSVLTSGGTKLPAIAPAPGFTSVVQRSSLQPAEVSRVRSHICPHEDCGKTYFKSSHLKAHMRTHTGEKPFKCRWEGCERCFARSDELSRHRRTHTGEKRFACPMCHSRFMRSDHLAKHARRHLATKKVPCWQMGVCHSVDVTHAVFSAPFLRPLPRINSCLKDTVE